In one window of Paraflavitalea soli DNA:
- the gltB gene encoding glutamate synthase large subunit, with protein sequence MASNQGLYHPSFERDACGIGFVANIKGHKSHQHISDALTVLENMEHRGACGCESNTGDGAGIMIQTPHEFFFDECIKLGVPLPPFGRYGVGVIFFPREIRLREECRDIFNRTAEKLGLEILAYRKVPVNPDGIGSTALSVEPEMEQVFIACPDHITNPDDFERKLFVLRNYASHTITNTVKKDAIGFYIASMSYKTVVYKGQLTSMQVRPYFPDLTNKRVVSAFGLVHSRFATNTFPSWKLAQPFRFIAHNGEINTLQGNLNWLKTSEPGFASPYFTKEEMEILLPIVTEGQSDSACLDNVIELLALTGRSLPHVMMMLIPEAWDGNEEMDPVKKAFYEFHASMMEPWDGPASISFTDGKIIGATLDRNGLRPSRYCVTTDDRVIMASETGVLPIHPTLIKEKGRLQPGKMFVVDMEQGRIISDGELKRTICSQKPYAEWLNKYKIRLNELPEPRVMFTHLEHDQVFKYQKAFGYSTEDLDTLIAPMALDGKEPIGSMGTDTPLAVLSDQPQHLSSYFKQLFAQVTNPPIDPIRERMVMSLATFVGNNGSLLEEDPLSCHTVALKHPVLSNHELESIRSIDTGIFQAKTLQCYFRADGKPGSMKKALDRICRYAVDAAQDGFEVLILQDRAIDSDHAPIPSLLATAAVHHHLIRKGLRGQVGIVVEAGDVWEVHHFACLLAFGATAINPYLALSSIRDMKLTGKLDTTLDVDHLKKNYIKAVNDGLLKVFSKMGISTLQSYQGAQILEIIGLNKNVVDNYFTGATSRIEGMGLDEIAKETLAKHTFAFAGKDVPVNRLPVGGVYQWKRKGEFHLFNPQTIHLLQYSTRMGDYNTFKKYTKTVNDQGEKACTLRSLFRFKRNKPAISIDEVESAENIYKRFATGAMSFGSISWEAHTTLAIAMNRLGGKSNTGEGGEDEKRYELMENGDSMRSAIKQVASARFGVTAHYLTEADELQIKMAQGAKPGEGGQLPGHKVDDWIGKTRHSTPGVGLISPPPHHDIYSIEDLAQLIFDLKNANRAARINVKLVSKAGVGTIAAGVAKAKADVVLISGFDGGTGASPISSIKHAGLPWELGLAEAHQTLVKNKLRSRITLQADGQMKTGKDIAIATLLGAEEWGVATAALVVEGCIMMRKCHLNTCPVGVATQDPELRKRFSGNADHVVNFFKFITQELREIMADLGFRTINEMIGQVDTLEMRDDITHWKYSKLDLSPVLYKEPASLYTGLYKQEEQDHGLATVLDWQLLEAARPALEKQERVAASFAVKNTDRTLGTILANEITKKYKAAGLPDDTIHFNLTGTAGQSFGAFNTSGVTLELEGDANDYFGKGLSGAKLIVYPPKQASYVPEENIIIGNVAFYGATSGESYIRGKAGERFCVRNSGAKVVVEGTGDHGCEYMTGGTVVILGETGRNFAAGMSGGIAYIYDVKAQFAERCNREMVDLDPVDAEDAKLLQDMIMKHYAYTGSTVAKFVLDDFENQLKNFVKVFPADYKKVLQAKKSPVSVSK encoded by the coding sequence ATGGCAAGCAATCAGGGTCTTTATCATCCTTCTTTTGAACGCGATGCATGTGGAATAGGTTTCGTAGCAAACATCAAAGGCCACAAATCTCATCAACACATTTCCGACGCACTAACCGTTTTGGAAAACATGGAACACCGTGGTGCCTGTGGTTGCGAAAGCAATACCGGTGACGGCGCGGGTATCATGATCCAGACTCCGCACGAATTCTTCTTCGATGAGTGCATTAAGCTGGGCGTGCCCCTTCCTCCATTCGGCCGCTACGGTGTAGGTGTTATCTTCTTCCCCCGCGAAATTCGTTTGCGCGAAGAATGCCGCGATATCTTCAACCGCACAGCCGAAAAGCTGGGTCTCGAAATCCTCGCCTACCGCAAAGTACCCGTCAATCCCGATGGTATCGGCTCCACCGCCTTGAGCGTGGAACCCGAAATGGAACAGGTATTCATCGCTTGTCCTGACCATATCACCAATCCCGACGATTTCGAACGTAAATTGTTTGTGCTGCGCAACTATGCCAGCCATACCATTACCAACACTGTCAAGAAAGATGCGATAGGCTTTTACATCGCATCTATGTCTTATAAAACCGTAGTGTATAAAGGACAGCTTACCAGTATGCAGGTACGTCCTTATTTCCCCGACCTCACCAACAAGCGCGTGGTAAGTGCTTTTGGTCTCGTACACTCCCGTTTTGCTACCAATACCTTCCCCTCCTGGAAGCTGGCTCAGCCTTTCCGCTTTATAGCACACAACGGAGAGATCAATACCCTGCAGGGCAATCTCAACTGGCTCAAGACAAGCGAACCTGGTTTTGCTTCTCCTTATTTTACTAAGGAAGAGATGGAGATATTGCTCCCCATCGTTACCGAAGGCCAGTCCGATTCTGCCTGCCTCGACAATGTAATAGAGCTCCTGGCCCTCACCGGCCGGTCATTGCCCCACGTAATGATGATGCTCATCCCCGAAGCATGGGATGGCAACGAAGAGATGGACCCCGTGAAGAAAGCGTTCTATGAATTCCATGCGTCCATGATGGAGCCCTGGGATGGTCCCGCTTCTATTTCCTTCACCGATGGAAAGATCATTGGTGCTACCCTCGATAGAAATGGTTTACGCCCTTCCCGTTACTGCGTTACCACCGATGACCGTGTCATCATGGCCTCAGAAACAGGTGTATTGCCCATTCACCCCACACTCATCAAAGAAAAAGGTCGCCTCCAGCCCGGTAAGATGTTTGTCGTGGATATGGAACAGGGACGCATCATCAGCGATGGTGAGCTCAAACGCACCATCTGCTCACAAAAGCCCTATGCCGAGTGGCTCAATAAATACAAGATCAGGCTCAATGAATTGCCCGAGCCAAGGGTCATGTTTACCCACCTCGAGCATGACCAGGTATTCAAATACCAGAAAGCATTCGGTTATTCCACCGAAGACCTCGATACACTCATCGCTCCCATGGCATTGGATGGTAAAGAGCCCATCGGCTCCATGGGTACCGATACACCCCTGGCCGTGTTGAGCGATCAGCCCCAGCACCTGAGCAGCTACTTCAAGCAATTGTTTGCACAGGTAACCAATCCTCCCATCGATCCCATCCGTGAGCGCATGGTTATGTCCCTCGCCACTTTTGTGGGTAACAATGGTAGCCTGCTCGAAGAAGATCCCCTCAGCTGCCATACCGTGGCGCTGAAGCACCCTGTTCTTTCTAATCACGAACTCGAAAGCATCCGTAGTATAGATACCGGTATCTTCCAGGCCAAAACCCTGCAATGTTATTTCAGGGCCGATGGCAAACCCGGTTCCATGAAAAAAGCCCTGGACCGTATTTGCCGCTACGCAGTCGATGCAGCACAGGATGGCTTTGAAGTATTGATCCTGCAGGACAGGGCCATCGATTCCGATCACGCTCCCATTCCTTCCCTCCTGGCTACTGCAGCCGTTCACCACCACCTTATCCGTAAAGGATTGCGTGGTCAGGTAGGCATCGTAGTAGAAGCAGGCGATGTATGGGAAGTGCATCACTTTGCCTGCCTCCTCGCCTTCGGTGCTACCGCTATCAACCCTTACCTGGCTTTGTCTTCCATACGCGATATGAAGCTCACCGGTAAGCTCGATACCACACTCGATGTAGATCACCTCAAAAAGAACTACATCAAAGCTGTCAATGATGGCTTGCTGAAAGTGTTCTCCAAAATGGGTATCTCCACCCTTCAGTCTTACCAGGGTGCACAGATACTCGAGATCATCGGTCTTAATAAAAATGTAGTTGATAACTATTTTACCGGCGCCACTTCCCGTATTGAGGGAATGGGCCTCGATGAGATCGCCAAAGAAACACTGGCCAAGCATACATTTGCTTTCGCCGGTAAGGACGTGCCTGTAAATCGCCTGCCTGTGGGTGGTGTATACCAATGGAAGAGAAAAGGGGAGTTCCACCTCTTCAATCCCCAAACCATTCACCTGTTGCAATATTCAACCAGGATGGGTGATTACAATACTTTCAAGAAGTACACCAAGACCGTCAACGACCAGGGCGAAAAAGCTTGCACACTCAGATCCTTATTCCGGTTCAAACGTAATAAACCCGCTATTTCTATTGACGAAGTAGAATCAGCAGAGAATATTTATAAAAGATTTGCTACAGGAGCCATGTCCTTCGGATCTATCTCCTGGGAAGCACATACTACCCTCGCTATTGCCATGAACCGCCTCGGTGGTAAAAGCAATACCGGTGAAGGTGGTGAAGATGAAAAGAGGTATGAGTTAATGGAAAATGGCGATTCCATGCGCAGCGCTATCAAACAGGTAGCTTCTGCCCGCTTTGGTGTAACCGCCCATTACCTCACCGAAGCCGATGAATTGCAGATCAAAATGGCACAGGGCGCCAAGCCCGGTGAAGGTGGACAATTACCCGGCCATAAAGTAGATGACTGGATTGGTAAAACAAGACACTCTACTCCAGGCGTGGGCCTGATATCACCGCCTCCCCACCACGATATTTATTCTATTGAAGACCTGGCCCAATTGATATTCGACCTGAAGAATGCCAACCGTGCCGCCCGTATCAACGTTAAGTTGGTATCCAAAGCAGGGGTAGGTACCATTGCAGCCGGTGTGGCCAAGGCCAAAGCCGATGTGGTACTCATTTCTGGTTTTGATGGTGGTACTGGTGCATCTCCCATCAGCTCTATCAAACATGCCGGTTTACCTTGGGAATTGGGCCTTGCCGAAGCACACCAAACCCTGGTAAAGAATAAGCTCCGCAGCCGTATAACCCTGCAGGCCGATGGTCAGATGAAGACTGGTAAGGACATCGCCATTGCTACCCTCCTCGGAGCCGAAGAATGGGGTGTGGCTACCGCTGCCCTCGTGGTAGAAGGCTGTATCATGATGCGCAAATGTCACCTCAATACCTGCCCCGTAGGGGTGGCTACGCAAGACCCTGAGTTGCGCAAACGCTTCTCCGGTAATGCAGACCACGTGGTAAATTTCTTTAAGTTCATTACACAGGAGCTCCGTGAGATCATGGCCGACCTTGGTTTCCGTACCATCAATGAAATGATCGGCCAGGTCGATACCCTCGAAATGAGAGATGACATCACCCATTGGAAATACAGCAAGCTCGATCTGTCTCCTGTGCTCTACAAAGAACCAGCTTCTTTATATACCGGCCTCTACAAGCAGGAAGAGCAAGACCATGGCCTGGCAACCGTTCTTGATTGGCAATTGCTTGAAGCAGCCCGGCCCGCCTTGGAAAAACAGGAGCGCGTAGCAGCTTCCTTTGCCGTGAAGAATACCGACCGGACCCTGGGTACCATTCTGGCCAACGAGATCACTAAAAAATACAAAGCAGCCGGCCTGCCCGACGATACCATTCACTTCAACCTCACTGGTACAGCAGGCCAAAGCTTTGGCGCTTTCAATACCAGTGGTGTTACCCTCGAACTGGAAGGAGATGCCAATGACTATTTTGGTAAAGGTCTCAGCGGCGCCAAACTCATTGTGTATCCTCCCAAGCAGGCTTCTTATGTACCTGAAGAAAACATCATCATTGGTAATGTGGCCTTCTATGGTGCTACTTCCGGCGAATCATACATCCGCGGTAAAGCGGGCGAACGTTTCTGCGTACGCAACTCCGGCGCAAAGGTGGTAGTGGAAGGTACAGGAGATCACGGTTGTGAATACATGACAGGCGGCACCGTAGTAATACTGGGCGAAACCGGGCGCAACTTTGCAGCTGGTATGAGCGGTGGTATTGCTTACATCTACGATGTGAAAGCACAGTTTGCTGAACGTTGTAACCGCGAGATGGTAGACCTGGATCCTGTAGACGCCGAAGATGCCAAACTGTTGCAGGATATGATCATGAAGCATTACGCTTATACAGGCAGTACCGTAGCCAAGTTTGTCCTCGATGATTTTGAAAATCAGCTGAAGAACTTTGTGAAAGTATTCCCGGCCGATTACAAGAAAGTATTGCAGGCCAAAAAGTCACCTGTATCAGTAAGCAAATAA
- a CDS encoding ammonium transporter — MKKITFKEVAPFLVLAAVAVIAIFIPAVPDFVDTKGAYNNADITWVLVASALVFLMTPGLAFFYGGMVHRKNVISTMIKSVAAAGVVSVLWIVVGFSLSFGESMGGWIGNPSTHLFFKGVASGEPWGTIPKSLFAVFQLMFAIITPGLVVGAVAERIRFTSYILFIALFSLLVYCPLAHWTWHSEGFLFKMGVLDFAGGTVVHISAGCAALAGVLVLKRRKSHIEHKEIPPANIPYVLIGTGLLWFGWFGFNAGSALGANSLAVSAFFTTNTAAAAAGLSWMFFDVLRGKKPSVLGFCIGAVVGLVAITPAAGFVAIPQSITIGVIAALVSNIVVFYKQKSKLDDTLDVFPCHGVGGMVGMLLTGVFATKAVNGLGADGLWLGNSGFLWTQFKGMIISVVFSFTMSFIIFKFINFILPLRVSSEEEELGLDATQHNEKYLQGTLLVHDNGKMEDKLVESGH, encoded by the coding sequence ATGAAAAAAATCACCTTTAAGGAGGTGGCGCCATTTCTCGTTTTGGCAGCCGTAGCGGTCATCGCGATCTTCATCCCCGCCGTTCCTGACTTCGTAGACACGAAAGGAGCTTACAACAATGCCGACATCACCTGGGTGCTCGTAGCTTCAGCCCTCGTATTCTTAATGACACCCGGTCTCGCCTTCTTCTATGGTGGTATGGTGCATCGCAAGAATGTGATCTCTACAATGATCAAGAGCGTAGCTGCCGCTGGCGTGGTAAGCGTTCTGTGGATCGTGGTGGGTTTCAGCCTCAGTTTTGGTGAATCAATGGGAGGATGGATCGGAAATCCTTCTACCCACCTGTTCTTCAAGGGAGTAGCCTCCGGCGAACCTTGGGGCACCATTCCAAAATCTTTGTTTGCCGTATTTCAGCTCATGTTCGCCATCATCACCCCAGGTCTCGTAGTGGGTGCTGTTGCTGAACGTATTCGCTTTACTTCTTATATTCTCTTTATTGCACTGTTCAGCCTCCTGGTGTATTGCCCCCTGGCACACTGGACATGGCATTCCGAAGGATTCCTGTTCAAAATGGGCGTTCTTGACTTTGCCGGTGGTACCGTAGTACACATTTCTGCAGGTTGCGCAGCCCTCGCTGGTGTGCTCGTGCTGAAACGTCGTAAATCACACATCGAACATAAAGAAATTCCTCCTGCCAACATCCCTTATGTATTGATTGGTACTGGTTTACTCTGGTTCGGTTGGTTTGGTTTCAATGCAGGTTCTGCACTGGGCGCCAACAGCCTCGCTGTTTCTGCCTTCTTTACTACCAATACTGCCGCTGCTGCAGCTGGTCTGTCCTGGATGTTCTTTGATGTTTTAAGAGGTAAAAAACCTTCTGTGCTGGGCTTCTGTATCGGTGCTGTAGTAGGTCTCGTGGCCATTACCCCCGCTGCCGGTTTCGTAGCTATCCCCCAAAGTATCACTATTGGTGTTATAGCTGCCCTGGTATCTAATATCGTAGTATTCTACAAGCAAAAATCCAAGCTGGATGATACCCTCGACGTTTTCCCCTGCCATGGTGTAGGTGGTATGGTAGGTATGCTGCTGACAGGCGTATTTGCTACCAAAGCCGTAAACGGTCTGGGTGCTGATGGCCTGTGGCTGGGTAATTCAGGTTTCCTGTGGACCCAGTTCAAAGGCATGATCATCTCTGTCGTATTCAGCTTCACCATGTCTTTCATCATCTTCAAATTCATCAACTTCATATTGCCCCTCCGCGTATCTTCTGAAGAAGAAGAACTCGGTCTCGATGCTACACAGCACAACGAAAAATACCTGCAAGGCACATTACTGGTGCACGATAATGGTAAAATGGAAGATAAATTAGTGGAGAGCGGACATTAA
- a CDS encoding glutamate synthase subunit beta, with amino-acid sequence MGKPSGFLEFTRELPGKLPVQDRVKNYNEFVERYSEEKLNQQSARCMNCGVPFCHSGCPLGNVIPEFNDAVYRKSWEEAYDILTSTNNFPEFTGRICPAPCESACVLGINQPAVAIEEIEKHIIEIAFDKGFVKPRKPNVRSGKKVAVVGSGPAGLAAAAQLNFAGHTVTVFERDDAPGGLLRYGIPDFKLEKWVIDRRIKLMEEEGITFKCSANVGVNVSINDLLREFHAIVLSGGSTVPRDLPVPGRELKGVHYAMTFLKQQNKRNAGLDPLANPAIESNIFSEDIFATGKNVVVIGGGDTGSDCVGTSNRHGALSVTQFELLPKPPESRTTFMPWPTYPMTLKVSSSHEEGAQRHWAIATKSFVGDEKGNLKALKVVDLEWKITEDGRPAQFVEVAGSERELPCELALLAMGFVHPQHNGLINELGVELDERGNVRATEKAYQTNIQKIFAAGDIRRGQSLVVWAISEGRECARKVDEFLSGGVSLLESRDQNIIMAV; translated from the coding sequence ATGGGTAAGCCATCAGGTTTCTTAGAGTTTACGAGAGAGTTGCCCGGTAAATTGCCGGTGCAGGACAGGGTGAAGAACTACAATGAATTTGTAGAGCGTTACAGCGAAGAGAAGTTGAACCAGCAGAGCGCCCGCTGCATGAACTGTGGTGTTCCTTTTTGTCACAGCGGTTGCCCTTTAGGCAATGTGATCCCTGAATTCAATGATGCAGTATACCGTAAGAGTTGGGAAGAAGCATACGACATCCTTACTTCTACCAATAACTTTCCAGAGTTTACAGGACGTATTTGTCCCGCTCCCTGCGAAAGCGCCTGCGTATTGGGTATCAACCAGCCAGCCGTAGCTATTGAAGAGATTGAAAAGCATATCATAGAGATCGCTTTTGATAAGGGATTTGTAAAACCACGCAAACCCAATGTGCGTAGTGGTAAGAAAGTAGCCGTAGTAGGGTCAGGTCCCGCCGGTTTGGCCGCTGCTGCCCAGCTCAATTTTGCAGGCCATACCGTCACCGTATTTGAAAGGGATGATGCACCAGGTGGTCTCCTGCGTTACGGTATCCCCGATTTCAAACTCGAAAAATGGGTCATTGATCGCCGGATAAAGTTGATGGAAGAAGAAGGCATCACGTTTAAATGCAGTGCCAATGTAGGCGTAAATGTGAGTATCAACGACCTCCTGCGCGAGTTTCATGCTATCGTGCTTTCCGGCGGTTCTACCGTTCCCAGAGACCTGCCCGTTCCCGGAAGAGAGCTGAAAGGTGTGCATTATGCCATGACCTTCCTGAAACAACAGAACAAACGCAATGCAGGCCTCGATCCCCTGGCCAATCCAGCCATCGAGAGCAATATATTCTCAGAAGACATTTTTGCCACCGGCAAGAATGTGGTAGTTATTGGTGGTGGTGATACCGGCAGCGACTGCGTAGGTACCTCCAATCGTCATGGCGCTTTGTCCGTGACCCAGTTTGAGCTCCTGCCCAAGCCGCCCGAAAGTAGAACCACCTTTATGCCCTGGCCTACCTATCCCATGACATTGAAAGTGTCTTCTTCCCATGAAGAAGGCGCCCAGCGTCATTGGGCCATTGCCACCAAATCCTTTGTGGGCGATGAAAAGGGCAACCTGAAAGCCCTGAAAGTGGTAGACCTCGAATGGAAGATCACCGAAGATGGCCGCCCGGCTCAGTTTGTGGAAGTAGCCGGCAGCGAGCGTGAATTGCCCTGCGAGCTCGCCCTCCTCGCCATGGGTTTTGTACATCCCCAGCACAACGGCCTGATCAATGAACTGGGCGTCGAGCTCGACGAACGGGGTAATGTACGCGCTACCGAAAAAGCCTACCAGACCAATATCCAGAAGATCTTTGCTGCCGGTGATATCCGCCGCGGCCAAAGCCTGGTCGTTTGGGCCATCAGCGAAGGACGCGAATGCGCCCGGAAAGTGGATGAATTCCTGAGTGGAGGCGTTTCCCTCCTCGAAAGCAGGGACCAGAACATCATCATGGCCGTTTAA
- a CDS encoding alpha-E domain-containing protein, whose amino-acid sequence MLSRVADSLFWMNRYMERTDGILRMLKTNYALSQDDLQYFSWQPVLKIFTYLSEEEAATIACQGRTVLQYMVSDKENPNSVLNIVTQARENARSVQDHITKELWQCLNDFYHTVRDEQLLEWLYKEDPITALDILIKQGLLFYGTSDITMARGEGYSFMNIGRFLERAIQSADILDVKFSDSKFDFSNITDTTYWRYLLLSISGYELYLRNYSGGFEARRVVEQIVLNNHFPRSVMYSIDQMSRYFERLKSEQTTTAYNSIDFMMGRVKSRVRYSTPESIMQQGLHEFLTGVKNELYAIGTALSQHYFAYT is encoded by the coding sequence ATGCTTAGTAGAGTAGCGGATAGTTTATTCTGGATGAACCGGTACATGGAGCGTACGGATGGCATATTGCGGATGCTGAAAACGAATTATGCACTTTCGCAGGATGACCTGCAATACTTTTCCTGGCAACCGGTATTGAAGATCTTCACTTATTTATCGGAGGAAGAAGCGGCCACTATTGCCTGCCAGGGCAGAACGGTGTTGCAGTATATGGTGTCGGATAAGGAAAATCCCAATTCGGTGCTGAATATCGTGACGCAGGCCAGGGAAAATGCACGCAGTGTACAAGATCATATCACCAAGGAGCTATGGCAATGTCTCAATGATTTCTACCACACGGTGCGGGATGAGCAATTGCTGGAATGGCTGTACAAGGAAGACCCTATCACAGCGCTGGACATCCTGATCAAACAAGGGCTGCTGTTTTATGGCACTTCAGATATTACGATGGCCCGCGGCGAGGGTTACTCCTTTATGAATATTGGCCGCTTCCTGGAACGTGCTATCCAAAGTGCGGATATCCTGGATGTAAAATTCAGTGACAGTAAGTTTGACTTTTCGAATATTACGGATACTACTTACTGGCGGTACCTGCTGCTGTCGATCTCGGGTTATGAGTTGTATCTCCGGAATTATTCGGGTGGTTTTGAAGCCAGGCGGGTAGTGGAGCAAATTGTACTCAACAATCACTTTCCCCGTTCTGTGATGTATTCAATAGACCAGATGAGCCGGTATTTTGAACGGCTTAAAAGTGAGCAAACGACCACAGCTTACAATAGCATCGACTTTATGATGGGCCGGGTAAAAAGCCGGGTACGGTATTCAACACCGGAAAGTATCATGCAGCAAGGGCTGCATGAATTCCTGACGGGGGTGAAGAATGAGCTGTACGCCATCGGTACGGCGCTTAGTCAACATTATTTTGCTTATACCTGA
- a CDS encoding circularly permuted type 2 ATP-grasp protein, translating to MLTNELLNGYRPDNNTWDEMYETGAVRQQYSGVVDFLQHLSMEELGKKEEQAKRLFMTQGITFTVYNSGEGIEKIFPFDIIPRIITAAEWNYIEKGIQQRLKALNLFLKDVYNEQFIIKDGLVPLSIIYSCPHFLREMVRFPVPYDIYVHIAGIDLIRDNDGTFYVLEDNLRTPSGVSYMLENREITKRIFPDLLPLINVRSVMEYPNILHKNLVSMAPRQNSNPTVVLLSPGIYNSAYFEHTTLARMMGIELVEGRDLVVDNHRVYMKTTAGLQQVDVIYRRVDDDFLDPLVFNASSALGVSGIMSAYRKGNVAIVNAVGNGVADDKAIYSYVPAMIRYYLNEEPLLKNVPTYQLGNPEEQEYVFKNMNNMVIKKTNESGGYGMLMGHTASDKEISDYQAVILKDPRQFIAQPTISLSSAPCYMNGKLQPRRVDLRPYALCGPNGIRIVPGGLTRVALREGSLVVNSSQGGGSKDTWVLTV from the coding sequence ATGCTAACGAACGAGCTATTGAATGGCTATCGCCCTGACAACAATACCTGGGATGAAATGTATGAAACCGGCGCTGTACGGCAACAATACAGCGGGGTAGTTGATTTCCTGCAACACCTGAGCATGGAAGAACTGGGTAAAAAAGAAGAACAGGCCAAAAGGCTGTTCATGACGCAGGGCATCACCTTTACTGTCTATAATAGTGGTGAAGGCATTGAAAAGATCTTTCCTTTCGACATCATCCCGCGCATCATTACGGCAGCTGAGTGGAACTATATAGAAAAAGGTATCCAACAGCGGCTCAAAGCGCTCAATCTCTTTTTAAAGGATGTATACAACGAGCAGTTCATTATTAAAGACGGACTGGTGCCGTTGTCTATTATATATAGTTGCCCGCACTTCCTGCGGGAAATGGTTCGCTTTCCGGTTCCCTACGATATCTATGTTCATATTGCGGGTATTGACCTGATCAGGGACAATGATGGTACTTTCTATGTGCTGGAAGATAACCTGCGTACACCGAGTGGTGTAAGTTATATGCTGGAAAACAGGGAGATCACGAAACGTATCTTCCCGGATCTGCTGCCGCTGATCAATGTACGCAGTGTAATGGAATATCCCAATATCCTGCACAAGAACCTGGTATCGATGGCGCCGCGGCAAAATAGCAATCCAACGGTGGTACTGTTGTCACCCGGCATTTATAATTCTGCTTATTTCGAACATACCACGCTGGCCCGCATGATGGGCATTGAATTGGTGGAAGGCCGCGACCTGGTAGTGGACAATCACCGGGTGTATATGAAAACCACAGCGGGCCTGCAGCAGGTAGATGTGATCTACCGGCGTGTGGATGATGACTTTCTTGACCCACTGGTATTCAATGCTTCGAGCGCACTGGGAGTATCGGGCATCATGAGCGCCTACCGTAAAGGCAACGTGGCTATTGTCAATGCGGTGGGTAACGGGGTAGCAGATGATAAAGCGATCTACTCGTATGTGCCGGCTATGATCCGTTATTACCTGAATGAAGAGCCGCTGCTTAAAAATGTGCCTACGTATCAACTGGGCAACCCGGAAGAGCAGGAATACGTGTTTAAGAACATGAACAATATGGTGATCAAGAAGACGAATGAAAGTGGCGGCTATGGCATGTTGATGGGCCATACGGCCTCGGACAAAGAGATCAGCGATTACCAGGCAGTTATTTTGAAGGATCCACGGCAGTTCATTGCGCAACCTACGATCAGCCTGTCTTCTGCGCCCTGTTATATGAACGGGAAATTACAACCGCGCCGGGTGGACCTGCGGCCCTATGCTTTATGCGGCCCCAATGGCATTCGCATTGTACCCGGCGGATTGACGCGGGTGGCATTGCGGGAGGGATCGCTGGTGGTGAACTCATCACAGGGGGGAGGGAGTAAGGATACGTGGGTGCTGACTGTGTGA